One segment of Polypterus senegalus isolate Bchr_013 chromosome 8, ASM1683550v1, whole genome shotgun sequence DNA contains the following:
- the LOC120533425 gene encoding zinc finger protein 776-like: protein MTRFESEDKSQEGFYPPLFHMEKANSPAQVSQHVKYKCEERVSEEVCKDEQETYLRMNWGLLLMHGIEVDEEHCKWSSGHLEQESICMNKQEDCDSGPMDFTVDSELLSYITNVHKNKTVSNKKEEDLSSESDRQCYYPDEEGPGLGLTPTRHCPQQQHSANVRFESEIKRTVKASDSSPAGEAYGSFFLSPLAQTSPRCRSQQTVDDKNMKNLTLESKNGTPASMQDDSQPVMKLNTVGVITTQTQIPNSDVTAVYQRKSELVKRKCKSRNCNLCQKQQQPYECSECSKKFKQMSHLKKHRRIHTGEKPYCCSECRKQFRTIGELKQHRRIHTGEKPFSCPECGKGFTTIGSLHRHVKNHTGEKPNCCSQCRKKFRTMSNLKQHRRIHTGEKPYCCSDCGKRFHQLNGLNNHRRHHTGEKP from the exons ATGACAAGATTTGAATCGGAGGACAA ATCACAAGAAGGCTTCTATCCCCCCTTGTTTCATATGGAGAAGGCAAATTCACCTGCTCAAGTTTCTCAACATGTGAAATATAAATGTGAAGAGAGGGTCTCAGAAGAAGTATGTAAGGATGAGCAAGAAACATATCTCAGAATGAACTGGGGCCTCCTTTTGATGCATGGTATAGAGGTTGATGAAGAGCACTGTAAATGGAGTTCTGGACATCTGGAACAGGAGAGCATCTGCATGAACAAGCAGGAGGATTGTGATAGTGGACCTATGGACTTTACTGTGGACTCTGAGCTGTTGTCTTACATCACTAATgtgcacaaaaacaaaactgtcagcaataaaaaggaagaagaccTCAGTTCTGAGTCTGACAGGCAGTGTTATTATCCAGATGAAGAGGGTCCTGGATTGGGATTGACCCCCACTAGACACTGCCCACAACAGCAACATTCTGCCAATGTGAGATTTGAATCTGAGATTAAGAGGACAGTCAAAGCATCAGATTCAAGTCCTGCCGGAGAAG CCTATGGCAGCTTCTTCTTATCTCCATTGGCTCAGACATCTCCTCGGTGCAGATCTCAACAGACAGTAGATGATAAGAATATGAAGAACCTGACGTTAGAATCAAAGAATGGGACACCCGCCTCTATGCAGGATGATTCTCAGCCGGTGATGAAACTAAACACAGTAGGTGTGATCACCACTCAAACTCAGATACCCAATTCGGATGTAACCGCAGTCTACCAGAGAAAGAGTGAACtggttaaaagaaaatgtaagtcCAGGAATTGTAATCTATGTCAGAAACAACAGCAGCCATATGAGTGTTCTGAATGTAGCAAGAAATTCAAACAAATGAGCCATCTAAAAAAACAccgaagaattcacactggagagaagccctaTTGTTGTTCAGAATGTAGGAAACAATTCCGAACAATCGGCGAACTTAAGCAGCacagaagaattcacacaggggagaagccatTTTCCTGTCCAGAATGTGGAAAAGGATTTACCACCATTGGCAGCCTTCATAGACATGTAAAAaatcacactggagagaagcccaATTGTTGTTCACAATGTAGAAAGAAATTCCGAACAATGAGCAATCTTAAGCAGcacagaagaattcacactggagagaagccatattgttgttctgacTGTGGTAAGCGATTCCATCAACTGAACGGTCTAAATAACCACAGAAGAcatcacacaggagagaagccttaA